In Papilio machaon chromosome W, ilPapMach1.1, whole genome shotgun sequence, a single genomic region encodes these proteins:
- the LOC123723060 gene encoding uncharacterized protein LOC123723060 yields MARVGPEGFSVHGTAHRTSNVAESFHASLRRALGASPNVWRFTDVLTQKFAVSASRLEAYRRGEPLARRNRERLYIRTTVLRNNTRALEQGVISIREFLVQTSRLLDVGVEAVVDDVPEFAQEVVIADNIEQVAPEVVQAPILVPADVLPASPPRVSPPPR; encoded by the exons ATGGCACGC GTGGGCCCAGAAGGGTTCAGCGTTCATGGTACTGCTCATCGCACATCAAACGTCGCAGAAAGTTTCCATGCTTCTCTGCGACGGGCTCTTGGAGCCTCTCCGAATGTTTGGAGGTTTACAG ATGTGCTGACACAGAAGTTCGCCGTAAGCGCGTCTCGCCTGGAGGCGTACCGCCGCGGGGAGCCTCTGGCGCGCCGCAACCGGGAGCGCCTTTATATCAGGACAACTGTTTTGAGAAATAACACGAGGGCACTCGAGCAAGGAGTTATCTCCATTCGAGAGTTCCTCGTGCAAACGAGCAGATTGTTGGACGTAGGCGTTGAGGCTGTTGTAGATGACGTCCCAGAATTCGCTCAAGAAGTTGTCATTGCAGACAACATTGAGCAGGTAGCACCGGAGGTGGTCCAGGCTCCTATTCTGGTACCCGCCGATGTCCTGCCCGCGTCTCCCCCCCGCGTCTCCCCCCCGCcacgataa